ACTGAAGGCGGTGGCGCTCCGGGGGAGGCCCCGTTGCTTGCGAATCAACTCGAAGTGCATCGGATCTTGGGGATGCCCCTCCCCATTGCGGCACTGGTTCGGCTCGCCGCTCCCCCAGAGGATCGCGTGGTTGGGATCGGTGAAACCGATAGTGAGGTTCACCAGATCCGGAACGTACGCGCCGAGCGAATCGATCCAGTCGATCAACCGCCCGTTCCACTGGTGGAATTCCTGGTCCCGGATCCCGTCGATGGTCACCACCACCGCCCGGAGGCTCTCCGGTTCGACGGGGGGCGGCGAGTAGGCGGTCGCGGGGTTCGTCATGACGGCGAAGAGAAGGCAGAGGGGCGCGAGCGCGCCTGGGAGGCGGGCGGGAGACCGACGCGAAACAGACATGGACGACCTCCTCAGGTGGGGTCGGAGAAAGCCCCGTCCAGATCACGTTCCAATGCATATTCTGTTTTATGCGTAAACACGCCCGGCGACCGCGCCGGACGCGGGGTCGCACCCGCATACGAAAAGGTTGTCGAAACAAGTATATAGGATCGATCTGTGGATGGGCAATTGAAATCGGCGGCCGGGGCGCGCCGGGGGGAGGAGGCCGGAAGGGAGGGGGAAAACGGGGGCGCGTTGGACCGTTGCCAAGCGATTGGACCGTTGCCAAGCGACCGGTCGTTCTGTTAGTTTCTACCCGCTCACACGTGGGGAGGAGAACGCCTTGGCGGACGACATCGCCGCGACCGCGGCCGGAACTCTAGACTACACAAAGCGTTTCGAAGGCAAGATCCCCGAGGACCACTTCCGGACTTGGGGCGGTCTCCACCTCGGCAGCATCGGCATGGGCACCTATCTGGGGCCCCACGACGCCGACACGGACACGCTTTACGAGGGGGCCGTTCGGGCCGCCCTCCCCTACGGATGCAACTGGATCGACACGTCGATCAACTACCGTTGCATGCGGAGCGAGAGGGTGGTCGGCCAGGCGCTGGAGGAGATGATCGCCGAGGGCTCTCTCAGGCGGGACGAGGTTTTCCTCTCCACCAAGGGCGGCTACATCCCCTTCGAAGACGAGCCCCCGCCGAACATCCGCGCCTTCATCCGGGCGAACTACGTCGAGACGGGACTGATGGAGCCGGAAGACCTGGTGGGCGGCTGCCACAGCCTGGCGCCCCGTTTCCTGGAGGATCAGATCGAGAGGAGCCTGGAGAACCTGCGGGTGGAGAGGATCGACCTCTATTACCTGCACAACCCGGAGGTGCACGCCGCGGTGCTCCGCGAGGAGGATTTCGCGAATCGGCTCCGGCGCGCCTTCGCCGTTCTGGAGGAGCAGGCCGCCAAGGGGCGAATCGCTCGCTACGG
This portion of the Candidatus Eisenbacteria bacterium genome encodes:
- a CDS encoding aldo/keto reductase; amino-acid sequence: MADDIAATAAGTLDYTKRFEGKIPEDHFRTWGGLHLGSIGMGTYLGPHDADTDTLYEGAVRAALPYGCNWIDTSINYRCMRSERVVGQALEEMIAEGSLRRDEVFLSTKGGYIPFEDEPPPNIRAFIRANYVETGLMEPEDLVGGCHSLAPRFLEDQIERSLENLRVERIDLYYLHNPEVHAAVLREEDFANRLRRAFAVLEEQAAKGRIARYGVSSWDAFRVDLSHPNYLSLARLVEIAREVGGENHHFVSVQIPFNAAMMEAYALNAQEVEGEQLCAIDAAGRFGLLTAASVPLLQGRILSKFPDFLVKGMKDLESNAVRAIQFARSIPGLHTILVGMSRENHVAENLSLARRSPLRERDLYALFGS